The following proteins are co-located in the Meleagris gallopavo isolate NT-WF06-2002-E0010 breed Aviagen turkey brand Nicholas breeding stock chromosome 13, Turkey_5.1, whole genome shotgun sequence genome:
- the LOC104912965 gene encoding leukotriene B4 receptor 1-like, protein MSQAEETSTHVTWNTVKLVVCVILSLSFIIGTPGNCIVIWTVCTKMKQVSPSVLLILNLAIADILVLITLPIWIYSFADSWVFGIIFCKMLVFIIYCSMYASIFLITALSLERLMAVFYPLAVQRYKTKEKTSIIMVLIWFLSIALGISIIPFQETDEINGGQQCTCRNYSSTEQKVSYLLLETLAGFVIPFLIICTSYVCVAKRISKMTYQSKQRSERLITSIVVAFILCWFPHHLFNILDIISIEIEHSEEMYLTLEKIVDVGEYISGALVFVSSCINPLLYAFAARKFQNHLRIAKISKLFEQMSQTVTDEDKKKSHSVVKQETASVSMENL, encoded by the coding sequence ATGAGTCAAGCTGAGGAAACCAGTACCCATGTGACATGGAACACTGTGAAACTGGTAGTTTGCGTGATATTGAGCTTGTCATTTATTATTGGGACTCCTGGAAATTGCATTGTCATCTGGACTGTTTGTACTAAAATGAAGCAAGTGTCTCCTTCGGTCCTGCTGATCTTGAACCTGGCCATTGCAGATATCCTCGTACTGATTACTTTGCCTATCTGGATTTACTCCTTTGCTGACTCATGGGTTTTTGGAATCATCTTCTGCAAAATGCTGGTCTTCATTATTTACTGCAGCATGTATGCTAGTATATTTCTGATTACAGCACTGAGCTTGGAGAGATTAATGGCTGTGTTTTACCCTCTTGCTGTTCAGAgatacaaaacaaaggaaaagactTCTATAATCATGGTCCTCATTTGGTTCCTGTCTATAGCTCTTGGTATTTCTATCATTCCATTTCAAGAGACAGACGAAATCAATGGTGGGCAGCAGTGCACGTGTCGCAACTACTCTTCTACTGAACAGAAAGTGTCGTATCTTTTGCTGGAAACTCTTGCAGGTTTTGTAATTCCTTTTCTAATTATATGCACCTCTTATGTGTGCGTTGCAAAAAGAATAAGCAAAATGACTTACCAGTCGAAGCAGCGATCAGAACGGCTCATTACCAGCATTGTGGTGGCATTCATTTTGTGCTGGTTTCCTCATCATCTTTTCAACATCCTAGATATTATTTCAATTGAGATAGAGCATTCTGAGGAAATGTATTTGACTCTGGAAAAAATTGTAGACGTAGGAGAGTACATCTCTGGAGCACTTGTGTTTGTCAGTAGCTGCATTAACCCTCTACTTTACGCTTTTGCTGCACGAAAATTTCAGAATCACCTGAGAATTGCCAAGATATCAAAGCTCTTTGAACAGATGAGTCAGACTGTAACAGACGAAGACAAGAAAAAGAGTCATTCTGTAGTCAAACAAGAGACTGCTTCAGTAAGCATGGAAAATCTCTAA